In Kordia antarctica, the following proteins share a genomic window:
- a CDS encoding ATP-binding protein yields MKNKIADLRNRGVYDSAIVCQGKALEIAVRLKDSSYVQYGYFMQYQNYKKVGNKDFTAKYLQKWYDMSEMRNDTLWMASAKQIQGTILYNNEEYEEAFEKYSTSKKLYLEINDTINAGKLLLNIANLQKKIGNLGASQLSALDGLQYLESTNNLKSLSGLYYALAVASKETGRLKIAEQRLNQALAMAKDSASRSKIGILNIRKFKNTKANIFKELEQYDKAIIIYEELLVDEKNDTLETKRVNANLAHTLFLKNGFNKKSDSLLQNALSYFFSIKKTSALFSVQLKLAQLYSEINESKSLKYAIEALKNAKKTGNPTSVFEALEVKIHIKHEDGDFTNYVKIRKQIEVNKENLSYLYANERFDLDTSEKKRIASDKAKIISDKNAAQARNQNLILLLILLILLVVTFFIYQKIKRRHKVEKIKTAQATEVRIATKVHDELANDIHNLMSRLETSDPDKDNVLDKLDIIYNNARDISKQNSSVETGKNFPEELSNLFRSYQSEEVNVILKKYDIDIWKGISSHIKITIYRVLQELLTNTKKHSNAALVMVSVEKKNKELFIQYTDNGKGFDEEISKNGLQNAENRIHAIKGKLTFDTELHNGCKFNINVPV; encoded by the coding sequence TTGAAAAATAAGATAGCTGATCTAAGAAATAGAGGTGTCTATGACAGCGCAATAGTATGTCAAGGTAAAGCACTGGAAATAGCAGTTCGATTGAAAGACTCTTCTTATGTACAATATGGATATTTTATGCAATATCAAAACTATAAAAAAGTAGGGAATAAAGATTTTACAGCTAAGTATCTTCAAAAATGGTATGATATGTCAGAAATGAGGAATGATACACTTTGGATGGCTTCTGCAAAACAAATTCAGGGAACCATTCTCTACAATAACGAAGAATATGAGGAAGCTTTTGAGAAATACTCGACATCAAAAAAATTATATTTAGAAATTAATGATACCATAAATGCAGGAAAGCTTTTATTGAATATAGCTAATCTTCAAAAAAAGATAGGGAATTTAGGTGCTAGTCAATTGTCAGCTTTAGACGGATTACAATATTTAGAATCTACTAATAATTTGAAGTCTTTGAGTGGACTTTATTATGCATTAGCTGTTGCTTCTAAAGAAACAGGAAGATTAAAAATTGCTGAACAGCGTTTAAATCAAGCATTGGCAATGGCAAAAGATTCAGCATCTAGAAGCAAGATTGGAATACTCAATATCAGAAAATTTAAGAATACGAAAGCAAACATTTTTAAAGAGTTAGAGCAATATGATAAGGCTATTATTATTTATGAAGAGCTATTAGTTGATGAAAAAAATGATACGCTAGAAACTAAACGTGTCAACGCTAATTTAGCCCACACACTATTTCTTAAAAATGGTTTTAATAAAAAATCGGATTCATTGTTGCAAAATGCACTTTCTTATTTTTTTTCGATAAAAAAAACATCTGCATTATTTTCTGTACAACTCAAGTTGGCTCAACTTTATAGTGAAATTAACGAAAGTAAATCATTGAAATATGCTATTGAAGCTTTAAAAAATGCAAAAAAGACAGGAAACCCAACATCTGTTTTTGAAGCATTAGAAGTGAAAATTCATATAAAACATGAAGATGGAGATTTCACTAATTATGTAAAAATCAGAAAGCAGATAGAAGTAAACAAAGAAAATTTGAGTTATTTATATGCGAATGAACGATTTGATTTAGATACCTCTGAAAAGAAAAGAATAGCTTCTGATAAAGCTAAAATTATTTCTGATAAAAATGCAGCTCAGGCTCGCAACCAAAATTTAATTTTACTACTCATACTACTAATTTTATTAGTCGTTACTTTCTTCATCTACCAAAAAATAAAACGTCGTCACAAAGTTGAAAAAATAAAAACGGCACAAGCTACCGAAGTCCGAATTGCTACAAAAGTACACGACGAACTCGCCAATGATATTCATAATTTGATGTCAAGATTGGAAACTTCAGATCCAGATAAAGATAATGTTTTAGATAAATTAGACATTATTTATAACAATGCAAGAGATATTTCAAAGCAAAATAGCAGTGTGGAAACAGGCAAAAATTTCCCTGAAGAATTGAGTAATTTGTTCAGAAGTTATCAATCTGAAGAAGTAAATGTAATATTAAAAAAGTATGATATTGATATTTGGAAAGGAATTTCTTCTCATATAAAAATAACAATTTATAGAGTTTTGCAAGAACTATTAACCAATACAAAAAAACACAGCAATGCCGCATTGGTAATGGTTTCCGTTGAAAAAAAGAACAAAGAGTTATTCATTCAATATACAGATAATGGGAAAGGCTTTGACGAAGAAATTTCAAAAAATGGTTTACAAAATGCGGAAAACCGTATTCATGCAATTAAAGGAAAACTTACTTTTGATACAGAACTTCACAATGGGTGTAAGTTTAATATTAATGTTCC
- a CDS encoding pseudouridine synthase, translating into MARERQGKSRVKPSGKNTGGKKPFDKKKSFDGKKSFDPKKATDGKKTFQGKKSNDKNKSSEEREAVEGKKPFDGKKPIYRKRAATKPKSPSNPNEIRLNKYIANSGICSRREADMHISIGSVTVNGKVVTEMGYKVLLNDEVRFDGRVISPEKIEYILLNKPKGFLVTTKDEKDRKTVMDLVAMATKSRIVPVGRLERQTTGLLLFTNDGELARRLTDPHERVRKIYHVELDKNLTQTDFNKIKDGVNIRGEVHKVDEISWIQGATKREVGIKLSSGSNGLVKAIFEYLSYTVARLDRVVFAGLTKKDLPRSNWRHLTAQEIVNLKNS; encoded by the coding sequence ATGGCAAGAGAGCGACAAGGTAAAAGTAGAGTCAAACCGAGCGGGAAGAATACTGGAGGAAAAAAGCCTTTTGATAAGAAGAAATCTTTTGATGGAAAGAAATCTTTTGATCCAAAAAAAGCTACAGATGGGAAGAAAACTTTTCAAGGAAAAAAATCTAACGATAAGAATAAATCTTCCGAAGAAAGAGAAGCTGTTGAAGGAAAGAAACCTTTTGACGGGAAAAAGCCAATTTACAGAAAGAGAGCAGCGACAAAACCTAAATCTCCAAGCAATCCGAATGAGATTCGCTTGAATAAATATATTGCAAATTCGGGAATTTGTTCACGACGTGAAGCAGATATGCATATTTCCATTGGAAGTGTTACTGTAAACGGTAAAGTGGTCACAGAAATGGGCTACAAGGTATTGTTGAACGATGAAGTTCGATTTGATGGAAGAGTTATTTCACCTGAAAAAATAGAATATATTTTATTGAATAAGCCAAAAGGGTTTTTGGTAACTACAAAAGACGAAAAAGATCGTAAAACGGTGATGGATTTAGTGGCAATGGCTACAAAATCGAGAATTGTTCCTGTTGGACGATTGGAGCGACAAACTACAGGATTGTTATTGTTTACCAATGATGGAGAATTGGCAAGAAGATTAACAGATCCGCATGAGAGAGTTCGAAAAATCTATCATGTAGAATTGGATAAAAACTTGACTCAGACTGACTTCAACAAAATAAAAGATGGTGTCAACATCCGAGGAGAAGTACATAAAGTAGATGAGATTTCTTGGATTCAAGGAGCTACAAAACGTGAAGTAGGCATTAAATTGAGTTCAGGAAGTAATGGTTTGGTAAAAGCAATCTTTGAGTATTTATCGTATACTGTTGCTCGTTTAGATCGTGTAGTTTTTGCGGGATTGACGAAGAAAGATTTACCGCGAAGTAATTGGCGACATTTGACAGCTCAAGAAATTGTCAATTTGAAAAATTCATAA
- a CDS encoding carbon-nitrogen hydrolase family protein, with translation MSSSNELKVALAQIAPVWLDKSKTLEKIKKQILDASQENCELIVFGEALLPGYPFWVSHTNGAEFNSTTQKEIHAHYVKNSVQVEKGDLDEICNLAKQHSIAIYLGLMERAADRGGHSIYCSLAYINQEGSIESMHRKLMPTYEERLTWASGDGNGLRVHSLKDFTLGGLNCWENWMPLPRAALYGMGENLHIAVWPGSEVNTKDITRFIARESRSYVISVSSLMHKKDIPDTIPHLEEILNTIPDEMANGGSCIASPDGEWLVAPVLHKEGLIIATLDFNRVLEERQNFDAVGHYSRPDVTQLTVNRERQSTIKIRE, from the coding sequence ATGTCATCTTCAAATGAATTAAAAGTCGCGTTGGCGCAAATTGCTCCTGTTTGGTTAGATAAATCGAAAACATTAGAAAAAATAAAAAAGCAAATTCTCGACGCAAGTCAAGAAAATTGTGAACTCATTGTTTTTGGAGAAGCGTTATTACCAGGATATCCTTTTTGGGTTTCTCATACAAATGGTGCTGAATTTAATTCTACCACACAAAAAGAAATTCATGCACATTATGTCAAAAATTCAGTTCAAGTTGAAAAAGGCGATTTAGATGAAATTTGTAACTTAGCAAAACAACATTCTATTGCTATTTATTTAGGATTGATGGAACGCGCAGCAGATAGAGGCGGACACAGTATTTATTGCTCGTTGGCGTATATAAATCAAGAAGGAAGCATTGAATCGATGCACAGAAAACTGATGCCAACATATGAAGAACGCTTAACGTGGGCAAGTGGCGACGGAAATGGTTTACGTGTGCATTCATTGAAAGATTTTACCCTTGGCGGATTGAATTGTTGGGAAAATTGGATGCCGTTACCAAGAGCCGCTTTGTATGGAATGGGCGAAAATTTACACATTGCAGTTTGGCCTGGAAGCGAAGTAAATACCAAAGACATTACCCGATTTATTGCGCGCGAATCACGTTCGTATGTGATTTCAGTTTCTAGTTTGATGCACAAAAAAGACATTCCAGACACTATTCCACATTTGGAAGAAATTTTAAATACTATTCCAGACGAAATGGCAAATGGCGGATCGTGTATTGCGAGTCCAGATGGCGAATGGTTAGTAGCACCAGTTTTACATAAAGAAGGCTTGATAATTGCAACGTTAGATTTTAATCGTGTGTTGGAAGAACGCCAAAATTTTGACGCTGTCGGACATTATTCGCGTCCAGATGTGACACAGTTAACCGTGAATAGAGAACGCCAAAGCACTATTAAGATTAGAGAATAG
- a CDS encoding geranylgeranylglycerol-phosphate geranylgeranyltransferase, which yields MLSRKRKLFYYKLFSLFSVVRGYNILIIVIAQYLAARYILAPKIGFTQIVLDRNLLALILASAVAIAAGYIINNFYDAEKDLINRPRKSMLDRLVSQRTKIAAYFTLNFISVAIASFVSINAIVFFSAYIFGIWFYSHKMKKIPLLGNLTSAMLAITPFFAVFIYYRNLSSVIFVHAAFLFLLILIREFIKDLENIKGDLAQDYKTIPIIYGEKVSKGFITSFTTIAILVTIFLISQYDTGYMRFYFYGSILLLIYSIIVLYRASSKSQYLLLHNILKFIIVAGVFSIPLLNIDVILDKITNVL from the coding sequence ATGTTATCTAGAAAACGCAAGCTTTTTTACTACAAACTCTTCAGCTTGTTTTCCGTTGTAAGAGGTTATAATATTCTCATCATCGTAATAGCACAATATTTGGCAGCTAGGTATATTTTAGCACCAAAAATAGGCTTTACACAGATTGTCCTTGACAGAAATTTATTAGCTTTAATTTTAGCTTCCGCAGTTGCGATTGCCGCAGGATATATTATCAATAATTTTTACGATGCCGAAAAAGATTTAATCAACAGACCTAGGAAATCGATGTTGGATCGTTTGGTAAGTCAACGCACAAAAATTGCAGCGTATTTCACCTTGAATTTTATTTCGGTAGCCATTGCCAGTTTTGTATCAATTAATGCAATTGTATTCTTTTCGGCATACATTTTCGGGATTTGGTTTTATTCCCACAAAATGAAAAAGATTCCGCTTTTAGGAAATCTTACTTCAGCCATGTTGGCAATTACACCTTTCTTTGCGGTTTTTATTTATTACAGAAATTTAAGCAGCGTCATTTTTGTACACGCGGCTTTTCTATTTCTATTAATTCTAATTCGTGAATTCATCAAAGATTTAGAAAACATCAAAGGCGATTTAGCACAAGATTACAAAACAATTCCAATCATTTACGGCGAAAAAGTGTCCAAAGGATTCATTACTTCGTTTACTACAATTGCAATTTTGGTCACGATTTTTCTAATTTCTCAATACGATACAGGCTATATGCGTTTTTACTTTTATGGAAGTATTTTGCTGTTAATATATTCAATAATAGTTCTTTACAGAGCGTCATCAAAATCACAATACCTTTTATTACACAACATTTTAAAATTCATCATTGTTGCAGGTGTTTTCAGTATTCCTCTGTTAAATATAGATGTGATTCTGGATAAAATTACGAATGTTTTGTGA
- a CDS encoding mevalonate kinase family protein, giving the protein MKGPLFYSKILLFGEYGIIKDSKGLSIPYNFYKGALKIDENLSAEAKKSNESLQKFANHLEALDAELVTFDIEVLKSNLEKGMYFDSSIPQGYGVGSSGALVASFYDKYAHDKITVLENLTREKLLKLKVIFGEMESFFHGKSSGLDPLNSYLSLPILINSKDNIEPTGIPSQNEAGTGAVFLLDSGITGETAPMVNIFMESMKQEGFRKMLKDQFIKHTDSCVEDFLKGDIKSLFGNLKSLSKVVFNNFKPMIPQQFHSLWKQGIDTNDYYLKLCGSGGGGYILGFTQNIQKTKETLKDYKLEVVYNF; this is encoded by the coding sequence ATGAAAGGACCTCTTTTCTATTCTAAAATTTTACTCTTTGGAGAATACGGAATCATCAAAGATTCAAAAGGATTATCAATTCCTTATAATTTCTATAAAGGCGCATTAAAAATTGACGAAAATCTTTCTGCGGAAGCAAAAAAATCCAACGAAAGTTTACAAAAGTTTGCAAACCATTTAGAAGCGTTAGATGCCGAACTTGTTACGTTTGACATTGAAGTGCTAAAAAGTAATTTAGAAAAAGGAATGTACTTTGATTCTTCAATTCCGCAAGGATATGGAGTCGGAAGTTCTGGCGCGTTAGTGGCTTCTTTTTATGATAAATATGCACATGATAAAATCACGGTTTTAGAAAACTTAACGCGAGAAAAGTTACTAAAACTCAAAGTGATTTTTGGTGAAATGGAATCGTTTTTCCACGGAAAAAGTTCTGGATTAGATCCACTAAATAGTTACTTAAGTTTACCAATCTTAATCAATTCCAAAGACAACATTGAGCCAACAGGAATTCCTTCGCAAAACGAAGCAGGAACTGGAGCTGTATTTTTATTAGATAGTGGAATTACAGGCGAAACTGCGCCAATGGTAAACATTTTCATGGAAAGCATGAAGCAAGAAGGTTTCCGTAAAATGCTAAAAGATCAATTCATAAAACATACAGATTCGTGTGTGGAAGATTTCTTAAAAGGCGATATAAAATCGTTATTTGGAAACTTAAAATCATTATCAAAAGTAGTTTTCAACAACTTTAAACCAATGATTCCACAACAATTTCATTCACTTTGGAAACAAGGAATTGACACCAACGATTACTACTTAAAACTTTGTGGTTCTGGCGGTGGCGGATACATTTTAGGATTCACACAAAATATTCAAAAAACAAAAGAAACATTAAAAGATTACAAACTGGAAGTAGTCTATAACTTCTAA
- a CDS encoding diphosphomevalonate/mevalonate 3,5-bisphosphate decarboxylase family protein: protein MEIATFLPKKYTESIDNGSVTWKSPSNIALIKYWGKKEDQIPQNPSISFTLDACATVTTLTYKKREGNQDDFSFELFFEGKQKDDFKPKINTFLERILKYLPFLKNYHFTIETSNSFPHSSGIASSASGMSALALCFMSLEKELNPTMTEEDFNKKTSFLARLGSGSASRSIEGDLIVWGKHEDTIGSNDLFAIKYPYKVHEIFKNFHDTILLVDKGEKQVSSTVGHNLMHNHPFSQQRFAQAHENLTKMQSVLADGDLDQFIAIVESEALTLHAMMMTSMPYFILMKPNTLEIINRIWKFRQESGTHICFTLDAGANVHVLYPENEKDKVYPFIQQELVKFCQNGHHICDRIGFGAKKA from the coding sequence ATGGAAATAGCAACATTTCTACCAAAAAAATATACCGAAAGTATTGACAATGGAAGCGTCACTTGGAAATCGCCAAGTAATATTGCACTCATTAAATATTGGGGAAAAAAAGAAGATCAAATTCCGCAAAATCCTTCGATCAGTTTTACACTTGATGCGTGTGCAACAGTCACAACGTTAACCTATAAAAAACGTGAAGGAAACCAAGATGATTTTTCTTTTGAGTTATTTTTTGAAGGAAAACAAAAGGACGATTTCAAACCAAAAATCAATACCTTTTTAGAACGAATTTTAAAATATCTACCATTTTTAAAAAACTATCATTTTACGATTGAAACTTCAAATTCGTTTCCACACAGTAGCGGAATTGCCTCTTCAGCATCTGGAATGAGCGCGTTGGCGTTGTGTTTTATGAGTTTGGAAAAAGAGTTGAATCCAACAATGACAGAAGAAGATTTTAACAAAAAAACATCATTTTTAGCACGTTTAGGTTCAGGAAGCGCAAGTAGAAGCATAGAAGGCGATTTAATCGTTTGGGGAAAACATGAAGATACAATTGGAAGTAACGACTTATTCGCAATCAAATATCCATATAAAGTACACGAAATTTTCAAGAACTTTCACGATACAATTTTATTGGTTGATAAAGGCGAAAAGCAAGTCAGCAGTACAGTTGGACACAATTTAATGCACAATCATCCGTTTTCACAACAACGTTTCGCGCAAGCGCATGAAAATTTGACAAAAATGCAATCGGTTTTAGCTGATGGAGATTTGGATCAATTTATCGCAATCGTAGAAAGCGAAGCATTAACGCTTCATGCAATGATGATGACGTCGATGCCATATTTCATTTTGATGAAGCCAAATACGTTGGAAATCATCAATCGTATTTGGAAATTTAGACAAGAATCTGGAACGCATATTTGCTTTACTTTAGATGCTGGTGCGAATGTTCATGTGTTATATCCTGAAAATGAAAAAGATAAAGTATATCCATTCATTCAACAAGAATTGGTGAAATTTTGCCAAAATGGACACCACATTTGCGACAGAATAGGTTTTGGAGCGAAAAAAGCTTAA